From the Streptomyces sp. SN-593 genome, the window CGCGTACGGGCACGACGCGCTGATCAGCTGCGACCGCCTGGTGCGGATCTTCACCGCGGACGGCGTCGAGGTGCAGGCGCTCCAGGGCCTGGACCTGCTGGTCGGCAAGGGCGAGCTGATGGCCCTGGTCGGCGCGTCGGGCAGCGGCAAGTCCACGCTGCTGAACATCCTCGCCGGCCTGGACGTCCCCACCGCGGGCGCGGCCTCCGTCGACGGCTACGACCTGCTCGCCATGGACGCGGCCGCCCGGCTCAGCTACCGCAGGCACGTCGTCGGCTTCGTCTGGCAGCAGACCGCGCGCAACCTGCTGCCGTACCTGACCGCGGCCCAGAACGTGGTGCTGCCCATGCAACTGGCCGGCCGCGGCGGCCGGGGCGCCAGGCGCCGGTACTCCGCCCGCGCCGCCGAACTGCTCGACATGGTCGGTGTCGGCCACTGCCGGGACCGGCACCCCGGCCAGATGTCCGGCGGTGAGCAGCAGCGCGCCGCGATCGCGGTCGCCCTCGCCAACAGCCCCGCGGTGATCCTCGCCGACGAGCCGACCGGCGAGCTGGACTCGGCGACCGGCGAGCAGGTCTTCGCGTCCTTCCGCACCGCCAACGAGGAGTTGGGCACCACCGTGGTCGTGGTCACCCACGACCACGCGGTCGCGAACTCCGTGCGGCGCACCGTCGCCATCCGCGACGGCCGCACCGCCTCCGAGGTGGTCCGCCGCACCGAGGTCGACGAGCACGGCCAGGAGTCGGTGGTCGCCCGGGAGTACGCCACGGTCGACCGCGCCGGACGCCTCCAGCTCCCCCGCGACTACACCGACGCGCTGGACATCCGCTCCCGGGTGCTGCTGGAGCTGGAACAGGACCACATCGGGGTCTGGCCGGACCGCCCCGAGGAGTAGCCGCGCCCAGGAGCAGCCGCAGGAACGGCCGCAGGCGCAGCCGCCCGGAGGAGCGCCGGAGGAGCGGAAGAGGAGTAGCCGTGCCCCTCCCCCGGCGGACCGGCCGGCCCGTGGCGGTCAGGAGGGGGAGACCGTCAGTCCCGCCGCCCCCGACGCCCTTCGTATCGCCACCGAGCCGTAACCGGTGCGCAGCCGCAGCCACGGGCCGGCCGCGAGCACCGCGACCGCCTCGTCCGCGGCCTCGCCGGAACGCCGCGCCGGCAGGAACCCGAGCGCGTGGGCGGCGTGCACCACGCGCAGTGTCACCCCGGCTCCGCCCCCGGGCAGCGGCCGACTCCACAGCTCCTCGGCGAGGGCGTCCAGTTCGGCCCGCGAGCGCCGCTCGGGCACCAGCGCCTCCGTACGCTCCCGGAACTCCGCGACCGCCCGCGCCGCGACCTCCCGTACGACGGTCGCCCGCAGTTCCGCGACCCGCCGCCAGCCCTCGCGCGGCGGCAGCAGCCCGGCCCACGCCGGACCGGTGACGGACGGCGGCACCGTGAACCGGCCGCCCCCCACCGCTTCCCCGACCGCCTCCAGCAGTTGCCCGGCCGACACGGTGGCGTCCACCACCGCGGCTATCCCGTCGCCACCGAGCGCCAGGCTCTTGACGGCCAGCACCCCGCCGAAGGGGGGCTGCCCGAACACGCCCAGCGCCGCCTCCCCCGCCGCCGAACGCAGCCGCACCACCGCCGCCTTGTCCCACCTCACCAACCGTCCGAGGAACGCGGCGAGGTCGGCCTCCACGACCGCCGCCCCGCCCGGTCCCTCGGCGAAGCCGAGCCGCACACTCACCCGACCACGGCCCCCTCGTCCCGGTAGCGCTCCAGGAACGCCCGCTCCTCCCGGGTGATCCGCCGCGGCCGCTGCTCGGCCAGCGAGTACGGCACCACGACGGTCGCCGCCCGCGCGTACACCGCCTGCTCGTCCTTCACCTCGTACCTGACGGTCATCGACGCGGCGTTGATGCTCTCCACCCACGTCTCGATCGCCACCGGCTCGTACCGGTGCACCAGGGGCCGCAGGTAGTCGATCTCGTGCCTGGCCACCACCGACCCGCCCGAGAACGTCCCGCCGCCTTCCCTGTCCGCCAGCCGGAACATGAGGTCGATCCGCGCTTCCTCCAGGTACCGCAGGAAGAGCACGTTGTTGACGTGCCCGTACGCGTCCATGTCGCCCCAGCGCAGCGGACAGCGGAAGACGTGCCGGGCCATCAGCCGCGCGTCAGCTTCTTGTACGTGGCCCGGTGCGGGCGCGCCGCGTCCGGCCCCAGCCGCTCGACCTTGTTCTTCTCGTACGACTCGAAGTTGCCCTCGAACCAGAACCACTTCGAGTCGCCCTCGTACGCCAGGATGTGCGTCGCCACCCGGTCCAGGAACCACCGGTCGTGGGAGACGACCACGGCCGCACCGGGGAACTCCAGCAGCGCGTTCTCCAGCGACGACAGCGTCTCCACGTCGAGGTCGTTGGTCGGCTCGTCCAGGAGCAGGAGGTTGCCGCCCTGCTTGAGGGTCAGCGCGAGGTTCAGCCGGTTGCGCTCACCGCCGGAGAGCACCCCGGCCGGCTTCTGCTGGTCCGGCCCCTTGAAGCCGAACGCCGACACGTACGCCCGCGACGGCATCTCGACCTGCCCGACGTTGATGTAGTCCAGGCCGTCCGAGACGACCTCCCACAGCGTCTTCTTGGGGTCGATGTTGGAGCGGCCCTGGTCCACGTACGAGATCTTCACGGTCTCGCCGACCTTGATGGTGCCGGTGTCCGCCTGCTCCAGGCCCTGCAGCATCTTGAACAGCGTGGTCTTGCCCGCGCCGTTCGGCCCGATGACACCGACGATGCCGTTGCGCGGCAGGGTGAACGACAGGTCGTCGATCAGCACCTTCTCGCCGAACGCCTTGTGCAGGTGGTCCACCTCGACCACGACCGACCCGAGCCGCGGACCCGGCGGGATCTGGATCTCCTCGAAGTCCAGCTTCCGCATCTTGTCGGCCTCGGCGGCCATCTCCTCGTACCTGGCCAGTCGGGCCTTCGACTTGGCCTGCCGCCCCTTGGCGTTGGAGCGGACCCACTCCAACTCCTCCTTCAGGCGCTTCTGCCGCTTGGCGTCCTTCTGCCCCTCGACCTTCAGCCGGGACGCCTTGTTCTCCAGGTACGTCGAGTAGTTGCCCTCGTACGGCAGCGCCCGGCCGCGGTCCAGCTCCAGGATCCACTGCGCGACGTTGTCCAGGAAGTACCGGTCGTGGGTCACGGCCACCACGGTGCCGGGGTACTTCGCCAGGTGCTGCTCCAGCCACTGCACCGACTCCGCGTCGAGGTGGTTGGTCGGCTCGTCCAGCAGCAGCAGGTCGGGCGCCTCCAGCAGCAGCTTGCACAGCGCCACCCGGCGCTTCTCGCCACCGGACAGGTTCGTCACCGGCCAGTCCCCGGGGGGGCAGCCGAGCGCGTCCATCGCCTGCTCGAGCTGCGCGTCCAGGTCCCACGCGTTGGAGTGGTCGAGCTGCTCCTGCAGCTTGCCCATCTCGTCCAGCAGCGCGTCGGAGTAGTCCGTCGCCATCTGCTCGGCGATCTCGTTGAACCGGTCGAGCTGCGCCTTCGTCTCCGCGACGCCGTCCTGCACGTTCTCCAGGACCGTCTTCGACTCGTCCAGCGGCGGCTCCTGCAACAGCATGCCCACGCTGTAGCCGGGCGACAGGAACGCGTCCCCGTTCGACGGCTGCTCCAGCCCCGCCATGATCTTCAGCACGGTGGACTTACCGGCACCGTTCGGGCCGACCACACCGATCTTCGCGCCCGGCAGGAAGCTCAGCGTCACATCATCGAGGATGACCTTGTCGCCGTGCGCCTTGCGCGTCTTGCGCATCGTGTAGATGTACTCAGCCAAGAGAAACCGTCCGGCATTCGAGAAGGGCCAATGTGCGGCTCCGCCGCGTGAGGGCAGATACGCCCCATCTTGCCAGCCGTCCGCCCCGGGGAGCGAACGGGTAGGTCAGCCCCTCCGCCCCGGGGGTCCCTCGGGCCCCGGAGGGCCGGAGGGACCCGGGCGCGTTCCTCTGCCGGGCGGTCCCGGTCGGGCGGGCGGACCCGCCCGACCGGTCACCGGCTTACGCGGCGGAGTTCTTCCGGGTGTTGCGGCGGAAGAAGAAGACCGCTCCGCCACCGACCACCACGAGGGCGACCGCTATGCCCGCGATCAGCGGGGTGGAGCTGCTGCTGCCGGTCTCGGCGAGGTTGCCGGTGCTCGACGACGCCGGGCTGGGCTGGTTGGTGGCCGGGATGGTCGGCGGCGCGGTGGCCGCCTTGCAGTCCAGCACGCCCTTGAACGTCTTCACCGACTTGTCCGGCAGCGTGATGTCGATCTTGTAGCCCTGGTCCTCGGCGACGGGGACCGTGATCGTCTGCGACGCGCCGGGGGCGATGGTGTAGGTCTTCCCCTCCAGCGTGAAGGTGAAGGCCTCGTCGCCCTTGTTGGTGGCGCTGACGTCCACGCCGGACTTGGAGCAGTTCACCTGCGCGGACAGCGCCGGTATCGGGCCCTGGTCCGCCCACGTGGCCGTCGCGGTGGCCGTGATCTCGCTCTGGCTGGTACCGGCCAGGATCATGGTCTGGCTCGGGCCGCCGGTCTTGGAGTTGGTGCCCGCGAAGGCGCGCCCGACCGGCACGCTCGTCGTCGCCGACACCGTCACCGAGGTGCTGCCCTCCTTCGTGCCCGCGGGCACGTCGAAGTACAGCTGGCTGCC encodes:
- a CDS encoding ABC transporter ATP-binding protein is translated as MSGEAREQGAGTGSGTAGTDPVGAGARGAGGAGAGEPGAGAPGPGELGPGAPGQGEAATDGPGTDGAATHRAGGAGREGDGRPPVRSLADLEQQATARLGGPAYGHDALISCDRLVRIFTADGVEVQALQGLDLLVGKGELMALVGASGSGKSTLLNILAGLDVPTAGAASVDGYDLLAMDAAARLSYRRHVVGFVWQQTARNLLPYLTAAQNVVLPMQLAGRGGRGARRRYSARAAELLDMVGVGHCRDRHPGQMSGGEQQRAAIAVALANSPAVILADEPTGELDSATGEQVFASFRTANEELGTTVVVVTHDHAVANSVRRTVAIRDGRTASEVVRRTEVDEHGQESVVAREYATVDRAGRLQLPRDYTDALDIRSRVLLELEQDHIGVWPDRPEE
- the ettA gene encoding energy-dependent translational throttle protein EttA; protein product: MAEYIYTMRKTRKAHGDKVILDDVTLSFLPGAKIGVVGPNGAGKSTVLKIMAGLEQPSNGDAFLSPGYSVGMLLQEPPLDESKTVLENVQDGVAETKAQLDRFNEIAEQMATDYSDALLDEMGKLQEQLDHSNAWDLDAQLEQAMDALGCPPGDWPVTNLSGGEKRRVALCKLLLEAPDLLLLDEPTNHLDAESVQWLEQHLAKYPGTVVAVTHDRYFLDNVAQWILELDRGRALPYEGNYSTYLENKASRLKVEGQKDAKRQKRLKEELEWVRSNAKGRQAKSKARLARYEEMAAEADKMRKLDFEEIQIPPGPRLGSVVVEVDHLHKAFGEKVLIDDLSFTLPRNGIVGVIGPNGAGKTTLFKMLQGLEQADTGTIKVGETVKISYVDQGRSNIDPKKTLWEVVSDGLDYINVGQVEMPSRAYVSAFGFKGPDQQKPAGVLSGGERNRLNLALTLKQGGNLLLLDEPTNDLDVETLSSLENALLEFPGAAVVVSHDRWFLDRVATHILAYEGDSKWFWFEGNFESYEKNKVERLGPDAARPHRATYKKLTRG
- a CDS encoding acyl-CoA thioesterase, with the protein product MARHVFRCPLRWGDMDAYGHVNNVLFLRYLEEARIDLMFRLADREGGGTFSGGSVVARHEIDYLRPLVHRYEPVAIETWVESINAASMTVRYEVKDEQAVYARAATVVVPYSLAEQRPRRITREERAFLERYRDEGAVVG